Proteins from one Rhineura floridana isolate rRhiFlo1 chromosome 16, rRhiFlo1.hap2, whole genome shotgun sequence genomic window:
- the SNX12 gene encoding sorting nexin-12 — protein MSEATVADTRRLNSKPQDLTDAYGPPSNFLEIDIFNPQTVGVGRARYTSYELRMRTNLPIFKLKESCVRRRYSDFEWLKNELERDSKIVVPPLPGKALKRQLPFRGDEGIFEESFIEERRQGLEQFINKIAGHPLAQNERCLHMFLQEETIDRNYVPGKVRQ, from the exons ATGTCTGAGGCGACGGTGGCCGACACGCGGCGCCTCAATTCCAAGCCGCAGGACCTGACGGACGCCTACGGGCCGCCCAGCAACTTCCTGGAGATCGATATCTTCAACCCGCAGACCGTGGGCGTCGGGCGGGCCCGATACACAAGCTACGAGCTCCGCATGAGA ACAAATCTGCCTATCTTCAAACTGAAAGAGTCTTGTGTGAGGCGACGATATAGTGACTTTGAATGGCTGAAAAATGAGCTGGAGCGTGACAGTAAG ATTGTAGTGCCTCCGCTGCCTGGCAAAGCCTTGAAACGCCAGCTTCCTTTCCGAGGAGATGAAGGCATCTTTGAGGAATCCTTCATAGAAGAAAGAAGACAGGGCTTAGAACAGTTCATAAACAA AATTGCTGGACACCCGCTGGCACAGAACGAGCGCTGCTTACACATGTTCCTGCAAGAGGAGACCATCGATAGGAATTATGTCCCAGGGAAAGTCCGCCAGTAA